In one Nicotiana tomentosiformis chromosome 6, ASM39032v3, whole genome shotgun sequence genomic region, the following are encoded:
- the LOC138894238 gene encoding uncharacterized protein encodes MMHLAAKEAVLVSRTVFDVWTLFTDGASNVKGFGLEIVVITPSGGTLIQAIRSAPLTNNESEYEALVAGLELARGLDSDIIEIKCDSQLVVNQVYGIFETKKERMQQYLNKVQVLFSGLENGRSSTFQEKKTWRKTLWPV; translated from the coding sequence ATGATGCATTTAGCTGCTAAAGAAGCAGTTTTGGTATCGAGAACAGTCTTCGATGTTTGGACGTTGTTTACAgatggagcttccaacgtaaaagggttcGGTCTCGAGATAGTAGTAATCACTCCTTCGGGGGGAACCTTGATACAGGCCATTAGAAGTGCACCGCTAACTAATAATGAATCCGAGTACGAGgctttggttgcaggacttgaatTAGCTCGGGGACTAGACTCTGATATAATTGAAATAAAGTGCGACTCCCAACTGGTAGTAAACCAGGTTTATGGAATTTTCGAAACCAAGAAGGAACGCATGCAGCAATACTTAAATAAGGTTCAAGTATTGTTTTCCGGTTTAGAGAATGGTCGATCATCCACATTCCAAGAGAAGAAAACGTGGAGGAAGACGCTTTGGCCAGTTTAG
- the LOC138894239 gene encoding uncharacterized protein gives MEARFPKPIRSYPSQRDTNLWCEFHGTHGHGTRDCRHLHEEVAALLKNGHLREFLSDKAKSNYGKSRDAGEPAKPAEGSPRMTINMIFGGDKINGVTFSTAKKMKISVTYGKRIREALEDDDITFTGENADGLVLPHNDVLIISFNNLDFKIKCGLVYLYS, from the coding sequence ATGGAGGCTAGGTTTCCGAAACCAATTCGATCATATCCTAGTCAGAGAGATActaatttatggtgtgaattCCATGGAACACATGGTCACGGGACTAGGGACTGTCGGCACCTACATGAAGAAGTTGCAGCAttgttgaagaatggtcaccttagaGAATTTCTAAGTGATAAGGCCAAAAGTAATTATGGGAAAAGTCGAGACGCTGGGGAGCCAGCTAAACCGGCTGAAGGGTCACCTCGCATGACGATTAACATGATTTTTGGTGGCGACAAAATAAATGGGGTGACATTCTCAACAGCAAAGAAGATGAAGATATCAGTAACTTATGGCAAGAGGATCCGAGAAGCTTTAGAAGATGATGACATCACTTTCACGGGAGAGAATGCTGATGGACTTGTTCTACCGCACAACGATGTTCTGATAATATCTTTTAAtaatttagattttaaaattaaatgtgggTTGGTTTATCTATATAGTTGA